The DNA region CTCAATCTACTCCTGATGTCGGGGCAGCTCTGAGCACACTGGATTGAACTATCCTTGGAAATGATAGACAGTGCACCAGAAACTCacctggaatttttttttttaaaaaggtagtaCCTGAAATCTGCTATGAGATTGATAACCCAGCCAGTGTGTGTAACAAGACTGGAATTTAAACAAAAATTCAAagcgaaaaaaaaatcagcactaGATAAATATAGTCACTATCACTGAATCCTCTCACAGTCTCGGAACTTAGGGAGACTTATATGGTATTTCCGGTCAGTGTTAGAAAAAATAACATCTCAGAatctacagaatctccccacaATAATACAGCATCGACATTGCAAAAGCAGCTGGAGATGTCCCAAGGGGACTCTATATTAATCTGCCTTAACTTGGTAATAAGCAATAACATTCCTCTGAATGAGAACACAGGACCAGAACCACTGGGGGTGTTGGTCATTGACTCAAACAAGCGACAAATGTCAGGGCAAGCTTGAATCAGGCAGGATGGGTTCACCAGCACAAGTAtgatcccattccctctgtctgccCAGGGGTACAGCACCCTGGCTGTTACACTGAGGTGCGGCACAGCTCCATCCTACACATGAAAGCCAAGAGGCAATTGATGAAGTAGTCAAACTTACCCCTTCAAAGTGCACGCCGGCCTCACACATCCACAAGGGCTGGCCTCGCATCTCGCACCACAGACCTTTCATGGGTTTGAGGCCGAAGAACAGATCCTGGCAGCATCCCGGTGCAGAATTTGTCCCTCATCTGATCTTCAGCCAAACAAAATCCTTGGGACTTTAAACCACGAGTAAAGAAAAATAGAAGATTCCTTTCATCGAagtattgagagagagagaaagggggaatgaATCTCCGAATGTTTGTAGAAAGGTGAAACATTAGTCGAAGCCTCTTTCGATGGGTCCCTGCACTGAGCCAGTCACAGTCACAGACTGTCTGCCTGTGTGGGGTAAACAGTTTAATAGTTCACCTCTTGAAAACAGATCCGCcactttttaattttaaaaaaagccttAAATCGTTTCTTAAACCATCTCCGGGCAATGCCACTTGTTATTCGGATGTGATTGTGACTGATTTTAATGTAGAAAAAAACCAGCTCCAATATACATGAATTTTGCCAGTGTGGATattaatctccccccccccccccctccccacacctcccatcactcaaacccagcaaactgcacacattctcatcacttccttgaaaagcCAAGGCGAGGGATCTTTAAAACCGTCGACTTGTTGCAAACATCAATCAGTCTCTTATATATTAAAAAGAAGTCTTGGGATGTCAACAATACTTTGTGGTCTACAGCCAGAGGGGGGAAAAATGTGGAAAAGGCAGACTTCTCCCATACCAAATATGGAAATAATGTTACGTCGTTAAGTATAATTCATCTGGAAATACTTAAGAGAGCTGGAAATGGGAAAGGAGCCAGTTTAGAAACCATGTCTAGCGGAGTGAAAATGCAATGATTAGTAAATATTTTATTGTGTCAATTTCAcaagtgtgtttccctctctcttcaCCTTTACAGAATGTGGTTAATTGATGTTTGTGCTGTTTTAATGTGGCTGAGATGAGAGAACAGCCTGaatattatctctctctctctttccaacctccctccctcccttctctctctctgtagctggGGCGGCGTCTGAGAAAAACGCGCCAGAAACATTCTTGACATTCCTCTCTCTGAAATCAAACAAGCTGTGCGGCCCCAGACagcccgagggggggggggggggggggacgtcaGCCGGAGGAGGCCAGCAGCTTATAAAAAGCAGGACGCTTCAAGCAGCTTCAGTCAGCAATAACTGGAGTCTGCCAgctctacagagagagagaggacagcaagAAACAGccagcagagacacacagagacacagcaaGAGAGAGGAACATCTGCAGCTAGCTGAAGGTCAGCTTGTGACAGTTCAGAGAAACACTTCTCCTTCTCATCCTTGTCCCCAGAATGTTCCAGATCACAGCATTCGCCATCCTCCTCGCTACCTGCCTGGTTAAGGTGAGTTTATTCCATCTGGAAACTTAACCTTGATTTCTTAAGGGGCAGCAATAATAGTAACTTTGAAACGGCAGCTGAGTGAATACTTTTATTTTCTGCTGGATTGGGGGAAATAATTGGAGAGGTTCTTCCCACACCAGGTTAAGAATCTGAAATGGAAATGCTGAATGAAGCCAGCAGTTGTGGAGAGGAGGGAAGCAGCTTGCAATCTAGTCTAACTCCTCTGCAGACCAAGGAATCTGGATAACTAATTGAAGGGGTTTTAATTTCCGTTCTTTTTTTGCTGGGTTGGGGGGAGTAATGGGGTAACTTTTTCAAGAAGAGCTGGCAGAATCAGCGATGGACCGAATGTCCTCACTGCTGTGTCTATTAACTGCAGTTTgcaccgggagagagagagctcagaGTGGACTGAATGGTCACCTTCTACACTGAGTGGCTGTGATGCGGCTGAGAGATGATCTTTTTTCTTATTTTGGGGGTAATTTTGGAAAGTGCTTCTTGTTGTTTGACTGAGAGCAGGAGAGCTGAGTGTTTTATTGTCTtgtttccttcccccccccttgcAGGCAACGCTCAGCTGCCCATCGAGATGCCCCCAGTGCCCCCAGGAGATGTCGAGCTGCCCCCCAGGGGTGAGCCTGGTTCTGGACGGCTGTGGATGTTGCCGAGTCTGTGCCAAGCAGCTGAATGAGGATTGCAGCAAGACACAGCCCTGCGACCACACCAAGGGCTTACAGTGCAACTTTGGCGCAAGTCCCAGCGCCTTGCGGGGGATCTGCAGAGGTGAGAGATTCCTGtggtttatatattttttaaaaacccctttgGGAATGTCTCCTGCCGTTAGCCTAGCCCAAAAGAAAAAGTTCTGTCATCTTTTAAAACCATGTATGGTgatgctatattgttctttggcCATCGATTGGCAGTCAGGAAGTGATTTCAGCAGTGAGGAATgtaaatcagtgtgtgtgtgtggataaggGAAAGTGATTCCTTAGTAATCCATTGTGTAATTCCTCCAGGGACCCTGTGCTTAGAATTTCCACAGTTTGAGATATTTATGCAAACGGGAGATGTCTATTACCCAAATCTGTGTTTTAAAAGGCCTTTCTATTTGTTTTCTGTTTCCACAGCCAGATCTGAAGGAAGACCTTGCGAATACAACAGTAAGATTTACCAGAACGGGGAGATCTTTCAGCCCAACTGCAAGCACCAGTGCACTTGTATCGATGGAGCAGTGGGTTGCACCCCTCTCTGCCCCCAAGAGCTCTCGCTGCCCAACATGGGCTGCCCCAACCCACGGCTGGTGAAGGTGCCAGGCCAATGCTGCGAGGAGTGGGTTTGCGAAGGAAGCAAGgcggtggaggaggctgaggacgTGGAGGGTCTCTTCAGCCAAGAGACTGTGCTGAAGACATGGCAGGAGGGGCCACTGTACAACAACGAACTGCTCTCCCTACTCCGAGGAGGCCTCAAAAGACTACCTGGTAAGTTATAGAATcttcaaggccattcagcccatcctctccgtgccagctctttgaaagagctaatcAGATTAACCCCAATCTTCCTACTCTTTCTGCCACCAATGCTTCCTACTTGAAGTATTTTTCCAGAACCCTTTGGAAAGTTACTATTAAATCTGTTTCCATCACCATTTCTGGCCGCTCGTTCCAAATcgcacactgctgcttcaaacCTGGCTGTCTtcgcaatcaccttaaatctgtgttcacACTAATTATGGGAACGATATCACATAGCTCTGATTGTAAAATGCTCCAGAAAGTTACTACACCAGGTAGAATCATTGAAAATGACTTAGTATTTTCTCTTTCTGATCTGAGAGTCAATCATTCCCTTTGCTATAGTTACAGACGCACATTAACACTCCCCAGTGGTACATTGCCAATTTTTACTGCAAACACTAAACCCTGACCATGCCAAACTCTTTAACTAACACCCCCCCTTCAGGAAATTAGGACTTCAAAGGTTGGAAAATCCTAATGTGCATGTTGAACCAGCGTCAGCAATGACATCATCAAAAGACGCCATGTTGGATTGACTTCCCTTCCTGGTTGGTGGCTTTTTGGGAACCCGCCAGATATtgaaactgatccacttcaaCATTCCAGCTCAACAAGCCTTTGTCACCCGGACATCCACATTGGCACGAACCGTGAACTGAGCAAGAACACAATAGCAGCCTTGCATATACTCCTCGCAGCCTTGCATATACTCCTCGCAGCCTTGCATATACTCCTCGCAGCCTTGCATATACTCCTAGCAGCCTTGCATATACTCCTAGCAGCCTTGCATATACTCCTAGCAGCCTTGCATATACTCCAGCAGCCTTGCATATACTCCAGCAGCCTTGCATATACTCCTAGCAGCCTTGCATATACTCCTAGCAGCCTTGCATATACTCCTAGCAGCCTTGCATATACTCCTAGCTGCCTTGCATATACTCCTAGCAGCCTTGCATATACTCCTAGCTGCCTTGCATATACTCCTAGCAGCCTTGCATATACTCCTAGCAGCCTTGCATATACTCCTAGCAGCCTTGCATATACTCCAGCAGCCTTGCATATACTCCTAGCAGCCTTGCATATACTCCTAGCAGCCTTGCATATACTCCAGCAGCCTTGCATATACTCCTAGCAGCCTTGCATATACTCTACTAACTGAAATAgggagataaaggcaaaatactgcggatgctggaatctgaaaccaaaacaaaaaaatgctggaaaatctcagcagttctggcagcatctgtggagagagaatagagccaacgtttcgagtctggattaaCTCTAATCcttctccaccgatgctgccagacctgctgagatgttgcaGCATTCTCTGCTCTGGTTGGGTGAAATAGGAAGATGTTTTGTGAGATGATTTGATTGAACCAATTGCATTTCTCCATTTTCTTCATTCCATTTTTCGATGTTATTTTGTGCAGCTTGGAGACCCAAGTGCTTCGTCCAGACGACAGACTGGTCTGAGTGTTCCCGGACCTGTGGGACAGGCATTTCCACACGAGTCACCAACGATAACCCAGAGTGTAAGCTTCGCAAAGAGACTCGAATCTGTAACATTCGCCCGTGCGACCAGCCGACATCTCCGAACCTTAAAGTAAGCCCCGTTTCTCCCTCTAGCCCTGCCCCTTGATTCCGCCATGTTGCTGTCACTCCAATCGAGGTCAAATCCGCACATTCGCTGATAGTTTTTTCCTTTTCTCTCCTCCCAGCAGAAAGGGAAGAAGTGCTACAGAACCCGGAAATCCAGCACCGCCGTCCACTTCAGCTATGCGGGCTGTGCCAGCGTGAAGAGATACCGTGCCAAGTACTGCGGCTCCTGCGTCGACGGGCGGTGCTGCACCCCCCAGCAGACCCGGACTGTCCGCGTTCGCTTCCGCTGTGAAGATGGCGAGACCTTCGCCAGAAACATGATGATGATTCAGTCTTGCAGATGCCACTACAACTGCCCCCATCACAATGAGGCCTCCAACCCTTACGTCATGTTACACAATGACATCCACAAGTTCCTCGACTGATAAACCGTGTAGGGTGTTGAGAGAGGGATGAGGAAGAATCAGTTGGCGGCGTGAGTtaggaaaaagggacaagagtaaCATGGGATGGCTCTTAAAGGGGCAGGATTTATTTATTGTTCCTCTTTTACTTCGAAAGAGGGAGAGGTTTTGTCGTGGTTACACATGTAACCGGCACAATCCGCATATCCTCAAAAGGTTTTGCACTGGGCCCCAGCTATACTTTTCCCCAACCAAACACCATATCAGTTCCAGCAAGATGTTGGGGATTGGTGGACGCTTCTGAGAAAGCTGGGGGTTTTTTGAAGGGGCTGTTGtgtgattttcttttaaaaaatttttacACACCGTACATACAGCAACGTCAAAAGGgattcggggggcgggggggatggatTGAGGTGGGCAGATATTATTATACTGTAGCTATACCTATGTGCACTGTGCAGCATGGCCCCTAGTGGCTGCTGAGACTGAGGGAAGGTTCGACCCTCACGGTTAAATGTAAGCTTCAATTTATTGGAGCGCGGAGATAGCTTCATTTTGGAGCATTTTTTTTCCCAACGTTTTTGTTCGATTTGTAACAAAGTGATGTATATTTTGTATTATTATATAATGTCTTACCTTGTATCATTAGCAGTGTATTGTCCCTTATCAAGTGCTTGTGTGAAAAATGTGGTTGTGATGGAAAATGTAATAATAGTCAGAGTTCCCGAGCGAGGAAGTGGTTTTCCCACGGAACCCGTCCGCACATGGGTCACATTATTTCCTGAGGTGGGCGACACAGCTCACCGTTACGTGGCAGCTAACAACCCAACTCTGTTAAAGCTTCCGCTGTCTGTGACGCGTAGCACAACAATCAGCATCAGTTAGTGGAAATCCTGCAGTATATCCTTTCAATGTTGCATTATTTatcagaaatgtggcaaattctaTTGGGATACAGAAAAAATAATGTCATACTGGAATGAAATGTACatagatttaatttttttaagaGGAAAAAAATAAACAATTTATTTATGGAACAGAACCTCTGGTGCATTCCGATTCTTTCTGTTTTAAGGTGTTGTACGACAGCCTGGGATTTAAACAGAGGGTTGAGGTGAAACTTCAGACTTTCAAATCGGCTGTTAAATATTCAGCATCAGATGTTATCGAATCGGAGTCAATCACGCAGCCATTTCCAAATTAAACAATACATAAAACATTGTGGAGTGTGCCCGACTGGCACAGCCACTGTCTCAATAAGACAGCAATTTGTTACTTCATGTTGGATTCtgtctttttattttaaattgttcatcgctggccaggccagcatctgttgcccatccctaactgccccttgagaaagtgatgccaccttgaagcgctgcagtccctgaggtgtaggtacatccacagtgctgttagggagagagttccaggactttgacccagtgacggtgaaggagcagtggatggtgagtgacttggagggttcaaagtttaaagtttatttattagtttcacaggttcacattaacactgaaatgaagttactgaaaatcccctaattgccacactccagcacctgctcaactttttagtttatttattagtgttacaagtaggcttacattaacactgcaatgaagttactgtgaaaatcctctggtcgccacactctggcacctgttcaggtacactgagggagaattttagcacggccaatgcaccctgacctatgggaggaaaccggagcacccggaggaaacccacgcagacacggggagaatgtgcagattcctcactgacagtgacccaagcagggaattgaacctaggtcgcTGGCgcagtgatgcagcagtgctaaccactgtgccacccacaggtgaacctgcaggtggtggcattcccaggtaCCCGCATCCctggatggtagaggttgtgggtttggatggCACTGTcgagggagccttggtgagttgctgttttAAAAGAGAAGGGATGAATAGTTGAAAGATAAAATGGGCGTGAGGACGGAGTGACCCAATTGGCTCCCTCCTTGTGTGAGTTTGAATCTATCAATCCCCcaagtcagtgcagacgcgatgggccgaatagcctccttctgtactgtaaggattctaagatGTTTTGATCCTCATGCCACGGGAGAATGGGAAAAATATATTGTAAAAATGGGATAGGATCCCAGAAGCACCTGTTAGAATAAAGGGGGAATTTGACTTATTCTGTCAAGCAAACCAATGATTCTGGCTGTCACCTTACAATGAACCTAGACCCAAGGTTAGTGCA from Mustelus asterias chromosome 8, sMusAst1.hap1.1, whole genome shotgun sequence includes:
- the ccn1 gene encoding CCN family member 1 isoform X2 — protein: MFQITAFAILLATCLVKATLSCPSRCPQCPQEMSSCPPGVSLVLDGCGCCRVCAKQLNEDCSKTQPCDHTKGLQCNFGASPSALRGICRARSEGRPCEYNSKIYQNGEIFQPNCKHQCTCIDGAVGCTPLCPQELSLPNMGCPNPRLVKVPGQCCEEWVCEGSKAVEEAEDVEGLFSQETVLKTWQEGPLYNNELLSLLRGGLKRLPAWRPKCFVQTTDWSECSRTCGTGISTRVTNDNPECKLRKETRICNIRPCDQPTSPNLKKGKKCYRTRKSSTAVHFSYAGCASVKRYRAKYCGSCVDGRCCTPQQTRTVRVRFRCEDGETFARNMMMIQSCRCHYNCPHHNEASNPYVMLHNDIHKFLD
- the ccn1 gene encoding CCN family member 1 isoform X1; amino-acid sequence: MFQITAFAILLATCLVKATLSCPSRCPQCPQEMSSCPPGVSLVLDGCGCCRVCAKQLNEDCSKTQPCDHTKGLQCNFGASPSALRGICRARSEGRPCEYNSKIYQNGEIFQPNCKHQCTCIDGAVGCTPLCPQELSLPNMGCPNPRLVKVPGQCCEEWVCEGSKAVEEAEDVEGLFSQETVLKTWQEGPLYNNELLSLLRGGLKRLPAWRPKCFVQTTDWSECSRTCGTGISTRVTNDNPECKLRKETRICNIRPCDQPTSPNLKQKGKKCYRTRKSSTAVHFSYAGCASVKRYRAKYCGSCVDGRCCTPQQTRTVRVRFRCEDGETFARNMMMIQSCRCHYNCPHHNEASNPYVMLHNDIHKFLD